The nucleotide window ACACCTCGGACCCGAAGAACGAGGGTCCGGCGTTCCAGGAGCTGATCAAGAAGTTCAACGCGACCTACCCGAACGTCAAGGTCGACTACCAGTCGGTGCCGTTCGCGGACGCGCAGAACAAGTTCAAGACCGCCGCGGCCGCCAAGTCGGGCGCCCCGGACATCCTGCGCGCCGAGGTCGCCTGGGTGCCGGAGCTCGCCTCCCTGGGCTACCTCTACAACCTTGACGGCTCCGAGCTGCTCAAGGACGAGAGTGACTTCCTGCCGACCCCGGTCTCGTCGAACAAGTTCGGCGGCAAGACCTACGGCGTCCCGCAGGTCACCGACTCCCTCGCGCTGATGTACAACAAGAAGATGTTCGAGGCCGCGGGCATCACCGCCGCCCCGAAGACCTGGGCCGAGGTCAAGACCGCGGCCGCCGCGATCAAGTCCAAGACCGGCAAGCAGGGCCTGTACATCAACTCCGGTGGCTACTTCCTCCTGCCGTTCATCTACGGCGAGGGTGGCGACGTCGTCGACGCGGCCGCCAAGAAGATCACCGTGAACAGCCCGCAGGCCGTCGCCGGCATCAAGATCGCTCAGGACCTGGTCAAGGACGGCACCGCCGTCAAGCCCCCGGCCAACGACGCCTACGGCAACATGATGACCCTGTTCAAGGAGCAGAAGGTCGCCATGATCATCAACGGCCCGTGGGAGGTCAACAACGTCAAGGGCGCCCCGACCTTCGGCGGCCTCGAGAACCTCGGCGTCGCGCCGGTTCCCGCCGGCAGCGTCAAGGCCGGTGGCCCGGTCGGTGGCCACAACTACACCATCTGGTCCGGCATGCCGCAGGAGAAGGTCCCCGCCGCGGTCGCCTTCATCAAGTTCATGGCGTCGGCCGAGTCGCAGGCGTTCCTCGCCGAGAAGGTCGGCCTGCTGCCGACCCGCACCTCGGCGTACGACCAGCCGGGCGTGAAGAGCAACGCCACCGTCGCCGCGTTCAAGCCGGTGCTCGAGGCCGCTGTCGCCCGTCCGTGGATCCCCGAGGGCGGTCAGTTCTTCGGCCCGATGGACAAGATGGCCGTCGAGACCCTGGTGCAGGGCAAGGACGCGCAGGCCTCGCTGGACACGGTCGCCAAGACCTACAAGTCCGAGGTCGTCAAGGACTACAGCAACTGATCGATGAATCGTCTGGCCGCCGGCCCTCGGGTCGGCGGCCAGCCGCGTTTGAGCCTCCCCCGGAACTGGAGCAGCGATGAGTACCGCAACGGTCGAACGCCGCACCCCGACCCCCGCCCCGGGCCCCGAGCAGGCCCCGCCGGGTTGGCTGCGTCGCAGCTGGGACAAGTACTGGTACGCGTGGGCGATGGTCGCGCCCGTGGTGATAGTGCTCGGCGTCCTGGTCTTCTACCCCCTCGCCCGGGGGATCTACCTCTCCTTCACCGACCTCACCGAGGCCAACCAGCAGCAGGAGATCTGCACCCCGTCGATCACCGGGGAGCTGAGCTGCCAGGCCAACCCCAACGGCTGGAAGTTCGTCGGCCTCGACAACTACATCAAGGTGCTCAGCGGCCAGGTCGGCCAGTTCTGGCCCCAGTTCGGGACGACCATCATCTGGACCGTCGCCTGCGTCGTCTTCACCTACGGCATCGGCCTGGGCCTGGCGGTGCTGCTCAACCGCCCGATCCGCGGGCGCGGCGTCTACCGGGTGCTGCTGATCCTGCCCTGGGCCGTGCCCGGCTTCGTCAGCGCGTTCTCCTGGCGGTTCATGTTCAACCAGGACTTCGGAGTGGTCAACGGCCTGCTCAAGGCCGTGGGCATGGCGCCGGTCGCCTGGTTCGACAACCAGTGGACCTCGCTGTTCACCGCGATCGTCACCAACATCTGGCTCGGCGTGCCGTTCATGGTCGTGTCGCTGCTCGGCGGCCTCACGGCGATCCCCGCAGAGCTGTACGAGGCGGCCACCATCGACGGCGCGACGCCGTGGCAGCGCTTCAAGAACGTCACCCTGCCCGGGCTGCGCCCGGTCAGCATGACTGTGCTGCTGCTCGGCACGATCTGGACGTTCAACATGTTCCCGGTGATCTTCCTGGTCACCCGCGGCCAGCCGGCGGGCCAGACGGAGATCCTGGTGACCGGCGCGTACCGGGCCGCGTTCGAGGGCATCCGCAACTACTCCCTCGCCTCGACCTACGGCGTACTGATCCTGTCCATCCTGCTCGTGTTCTCGGTGTTCTACCGGCGGGCGCTGCGCAAGCAAGGCGAGGTGTGGTGACATGACCGCCCAGGTAGAGACGGCCAAGCGCCGGCCGAGGAACCGCCGCTCACCGCTGGCGTCCATCGCGATCCACGCGACTCTGATCATCGCCGTGCTGATCGCGATCTTCCCGATCGCGTGGGTGGTGCTGTCGTCGCTCAAGCCCGGGGTGTGGGTGCAGAGCAGTGAGCTCAGCTTCATCAAGGAACCCACCCTCGACAACTACAAGTACGTGCTCACCGAGACGCTGTTCCCCCGGTGGGCGCTCAACTCGCTGATCGTCGCGGTCGCGACCACCGCGATCGGCGTGCTGATGTCGGCCACCACCGGGTACGCGCTGTCCCGGTTCAACTTCCCGGGCCGCCGTCAGCTGCTCCTGGTCTTCCTGGTGACCCAGATGTTCCCGGTCTCCATCCTGATCGTGCCGATCTACGTGATCATGGCGAACCTCGGCCTGATCAACACGCACGGTTCCCTGATCATCGCGTACCTCACGATCGCCGTGCCGTTCTGCTCGTGGATGCTCAAGGGGTACTTCGACTCGATCTCCCGGGAGCTGGACGAGGCGGCGCAGATCGACGGGTGCGGGCCGTTTGCCACGTTCTGGCGGATCATCCTGCCGCTGGCCCGGCCCGGCATCGCCGTCACCGCGTTCTTCACCTTCCTCACCGCGTGGGGCGAGGTGGCGTACGCGACGGCGTTCATCCAGGAGAAGAGCAAGTTCACCCTCGGGTACGGCCTCCAGCAGTTCGTGCCGGCGTTCAACCCGCAGTGGGAGTACCTGACCGCCTCGGCGGTGCTCATCACCGTACCGGCGGGAATCGTGTTCTTCTTCGCCCAGCGCCACCTCGTCTCCGGCCTGACCGCCGGAGCGGTCAAGGGCTGACCTCAGGGGCCCCAGCCGCGCGTGCCGTCCTCGACGGCACGCGCGGCTCTCTTGTGCCGCCTTGCCGAACCTATCGTTTTACGATAGATTTCCATCGTAATTCGATGGAAGGATGGCTCGTGGGGAAACTGACAGTGCGCGCGCTGCGCGCCGTGCTCGTGGTGGTGTTCGCCGGCACCGTGGTGATACAGGCGGGAATGCTCTGGGTGCTGATCAGCGGGAGCGACCCCGAGGACGGCACGCTGCCGCTGACGGCGCTGCGCGTGATCACGATCCTGGGCCTGGTGACGGTGCAGGTCGCCCTGTTCTGCGTCTGGCGGCTGGTGGCGATGGTGCGCCGCGGAACCGTGTTCTCCCACGCCGCCTTCCGGTACGTGGACATCCTGATCGGCGCGATCGTGGCGGCCTCACTCGTGTGGTTCGCGGTCACCATCGTCAACGCGCCCGATCAGCGGGACGACCCGGGCGTCACCGTCATCATGGGCGGGATCGGCCTGGCCATCCTCGGGGTCGCGCTCGTCGTGCACGTGCTGCGGACGCTGCTCGCACAGGCCGTCGCGCGCGACGTCGAGGCGATGCGGTTGCGGGCCGAGCTTGACGAGGTGATCTGATGCCGATCGCCGTCGACATCGACGTCCTGCTGGCCCGGCGGAAGATGTCCGTCGGCGAGCTCTCGGAACGGGTCGGTATCACCCCCGCCAACCTGGCGGTGCTCAAGAACGGCCGCGCCAAGGCGGTGCGCTTCGCGACGCTCGCCGCCCTCTGCGAGGTGCTCGAGTGCCAGCCCGGCGACCTGCTGCGCTGGGTCGCCGAGGAGGCCGCGGGCGCCTGACGCGCCTATTTGCACAGCGGCGCCGGGGTGTCCGACGGATGGAACACGACCGGGCCCTCGGGCGGGTCGGCGACCCCGGCGGGGTCGATCACGAACTGGGCCCGGTCGAGTTCGACGAGCGTCATGGTGCCGTACACGTATCCGGTGATCCGGGTGACGCCGGCGGCGTCGGCCCTGGGCAGCAGGTTGCCGGGCGGGTCGTCGGTACGCCAGGTGCGGCCCGCGAACCTGGTGTACTCGCCGCCGCAGTGCGTGTAGAGGTCGAAGGAGTAGGGAGTCCCGATGGCCGCCTTGGCCGGCCCCCGGCGCGGATGCGCCGGATCGATGGGCGTGGCCGTGGGTTCGGCGGCCATCGGGATGCTTGCGGACACCGCGGGCTGCGCCACCGCGTTCACCGGCTCTCCGCGTGCACAACCGGCCACGAGGAGCGTTCCGGAGAGGATCACGACCGTCAGCTTCGGTGTCGCATGCATGGCTTTCTCCCGTGTCAGTGCCGGCTGATCACCGTCCGGTGTCAGTCCGCATAGAGGATGTAGCGCAGGACCGAGATGTCAGTGGAGTGCGGCAGCCTGGGGTCGGGACCCGCGATGGCGCTGTTGTACAGGCAGCTCCCCGTCGAGCCGTTGTGCGCCAGGCCGAGCGCGTGCCCGAGTTCGTGGCAGGCGGTGCCGCGGTTGTCGTCGCTGGAGGAGTAGTAGGTGTTGAAGTCGACGCTCACCGTGCCGTCGATGAAGAAGGCGACCGAGTCGACCTCCATGTGCGTCTCACCGACGATCCCGTTGGGGCCGCCGCTGACGGTCCGGACCGGGACGCAGTGCCGCCCGCCGCCCGGGCACGCGCCGGTGGTCCAGTAGGAGTCGACGCCCGGCGACCTGTTCCACTCGGTCACCGAGGCCCGAACCGGCCAGGCGGCCGGCGTGAAGTCCCGGAAGTAGACCTGCGGGTCGTCGAAGCCGTTCCAGCGCCAGTTGAACCACAGGTGGCTGCCGGTCTTGAGGCACAGGTACTTCGCCGAGCCGTAGCTGGTGGTGCACTCCATCGGGTCCGCCTCGGCCTGTGCGGTCACGCCCGCCGGGGCCAGGCCCCGCGCGCGCAGCCCGGTCAGCACCGCGTTCGGTGAGGCGCCGGGTGCCAGGTGGTAGAGCCGGATGACCAGGCCGCCGCCCTTGCGCGGCTCCTGGATCGCGATCTGGTCCGCGGAGACGGCGATCGCCGGCTTGACGTCGGCGGGAATCGTCGGCTTCTTCTGGTCTGCTTGTCCGGTGTAGACACCGACATTCGCGTCGCCGAGCGGCGTCGTTGCCGCCTGGGCCGCCGCTGGAGCGGCCAGCGTGATCGTCAGCGCCGTGGTCAGGAACAGGCCCCCGAGAGTGGTGATGCGGGATAGACGCATCAGCATTCCTTCCTGTGATCGGGTCATGACTCTCGGAGTCTCGCCGACGTGTCCATTGCGGACTGTCCCGTATCGCCGCCGAGTCCTTGATCTGACAAGGCGATGCGGCGACGGGGATCACAGGTGTTCGACGACGCGGCAACCGGCGCGGTTCCCGGAGCGCCGGCGCCGCACTCAGTTCATGCGGAGCGCGGCCGTCATCCTCGCGCGGAACTCGTCGAGCGTGAGGACCGTGGCGTTGTGCTCCTCGACCGGGAAGACCGCGATGTCGGCGTCGTCCTCCCTCAACTGCGGCAGCCAATCCCTCAGGAACACGTCCGCCGGGATCCTGATGGCGTGCTCACCGTCGACGTCGCCCTCGTTCTCCAGCCGGGCCACGGTCGCGTGGGGCCAGATCGGCAGCAGGGTCCGGCGCCGCGCGTCCTCGGTGAACAGGATCTCGTCCTCGTCGCCCCAGACCCACAGCGCGCCCTTGTCGGCGATGACCTCGAATGTCCGGGTCACCCGGGCCGCCTCGTCCAACCGGCGAAGCCGCTCCGCTTCACCGCGCGAGATGTCGTCCCGTGCCACTTGACCTCCGGTTGTCCGATCGCCTGCCTGCTACGGCGATGGTATCGGCAGGACTGCCGCGGGCCGCGGCTACGGTGCGGTGGCGTGCTTGACCGCGTACATCGCCTTGTCGGCGTGGTCCAGGATGTCGTCGACGCTGAACGTGGTGCCGGGCTCGCACGTGACGACGCCGACGCTGCCGACCACGTGCACGGCGTCGAACCGCGCGACCGCGGCCCGGCGTACCCGCTGGGTCCACCCCCGCACGTCGGCGTCGGGCGGCAGGATCGTGGCGACGATGAACTCGTCGCCGCCGAGGCGACCGTGCAGGTCGCCGGCGCGGCCCGTGCGCGCCAGCGACGCGGCGACCCGGCGCAGCACCTCGTCGCCGGTGGCGTGGCCGTAGGTGTCGTTCACGGCCTTGAACTTGTTCAGGTCGACGAATGCGACCGCCAGCCGGGCGCCGTCGCCGGCGACCCGCTCGCCCGCGGCCCGCAGCCAGCGGTGTATGCCGGCCCG belongs to Amorphoplanes digitatis and includes:
- a CDS encoding extracellular solute-binding protein, coding for MTAQLTWWDTSDPKNEGPAFQELIKKFNATYPNVKVDYQSVPFADAQNKFKTAAAAKSGAPDILRAEVAWVPELASLGYLYNLDGSELLKDESDFLPTPVSSNKFGGKTYGVPQVTDSLALMYNKKMFEAAGITAAPKTWAEVKTAAAAIKSKTGKQGLYINSGGYFLLPFIYGEGGDVVDAAAKKITVNSPQAVAGIKIAQDLVKDGTAVKPPANDAYGNMMTLFKEQKVAMIINGPWEVNNVKGAPTFGGLENLGVAPVPAGSVKAGGPVGGHNYTIWSGMPQEKVPAAVAFIKFMASAESQAFLAEKVGLLPTRTSAYDQPGVKSNATVAAFKPVLEAAVARPWIPEGGQFFGPMDKMAVETLVQGKDAQASLDTVAKTYKSEVVKDYSN
- a CDS encoding DUF2975 domain-containing protein; the encoded protein is MGKLTVRALRAVLVVVFAGTVVIQAGMLWVLISGSDPEDGTLPLTALRVITILGLVTVQVALFCVWRLVAMVRRGTVFSHAAFRYVDILIGAIVAASLVWFAVTIVNAPDQRDDPGVTVIMGGIGLAILGVALVVHVLRTLLAQAVARDVEAMRLRAELDEVI
- a CDS encoding sugar ABC transporter permease → MTAQVETAKRRPRNRRSPLASIAIHATLIIAVLIAIFPIAWVVLSSLKPGVWVQSSELSFIKEPTLDNYKYVLTETLFPRWALNSLIVAVATTAIGVLMSATTGYALSRFNFPGRRQLLLVFLVTQMFPVSILIVPIYVIMANLGLINTHGSLIIAYLTIAVPFCSWMLKGYFDSISRELDEAAQIDGCGPFATFWRIILPLARPGIAVTAFFTFLTAWGEVAYATAFIQEKSKFTLGYGLQQFVPAFNPQWEYLTASAVLITVPAGIVFFFAQRHLVSGLTAGAVKG
- a CDS encoding helix-turn-helix domain-containing protein; translation: MPIAVDIDVLLARRKMSVGELSERVGITPANLAVLKNGRAKAVRFATLAALCEVLECQPGDLLRWVAEEAAGA
- a CDS encoding DUF2750 domain-containing protein, which encodes MARDDISRGEAERLRRLDEAARVTRTFEVIADKGALWVWGDEDEILFTEDARRRTLLPIWPHATVARLENEGDVDGEHAIRIPADVFLRDWLPQLREDDADIAVFPVEEHNATVLTLDEFRARMTAALRMN
- a CDS encoding carbohydrate ABC transporter permease; the protein is MSTATVERRTPTPAPGPEQAPPGWLRRSWDKYWYAWAMVAPVVIVLGVLVFYPLARGIYLSFTDLTEANQQQEICTPSITGELSCQANPNGWKFVGLDNYIKVLSGQVGQFWPQFGTTIIWTVACVVFTYGIGLGLAVLLNRPIRGRGVYRVLLILPWAVPGFVSAFSWRFMFNQDFGVVNGLLKAVGMAPVAWFDNQWTSLFTAIVTNIWLGVPFMVVSLLGGLTAIPAELYEAATIDGATPWQRFKNVTLPGLRPVSMTVLLLGTIWTFNMFPVIFLVTRGQPAGQTEILVTGAYRAAFEGIRNYSLASTYGVLILSILLVFSVFYRRALRKQGEVW